One Calditrichia bacterium DNA window includes the following coding sequences:
- a CDS encoding 2,4-dienoyl-CoA reductase — protein sequence MQDQVAIVTGGGTGLGKAIAVQYAKHGAKIVICSRSAEHLESGKADIETTGAEVMTWQLDVRETDQIKIFTKAVMERFGRIDILVNNAAGNFIYPAEKLPLRGWKSVIDIVLNGSFFCSQIIGQEMIKRNSGQILNILATYAWTGGPGTIHSASAKAGVLAMTRTLAVEWAQHNIRVNAIAPGPFDSQGAKVRLWPTEEIEANIRNKVPLKRFAGVEEVAQAALYLSSPYASYITGECLTIDGGAWLGKGIGDMVENLDEFVQMREAAKRAKREQS from the coding sequence TTGCAGGATCAAGTTGCCATCGTTACCGGCGGTGGCACCGGACTGGGCAAAGCCATAGCCGTTCAGTACGCCAAACACGGTGCGAAAATCGTGATCTGCAGCCGCAGCGCGGAGCATCTCGAATCTGGCAAAGCGGATATAGAAACAACCGGTGCGGAAGTGATGACCTGGCAACTGGACGTTCGCGAAACCGACCAGATCAAAATATTCACCAAAGCGGTGATGGAGCGCTTCGGGCGCATCGATATTTTAGTAAACAATGCTGCCGGCAACTTCATTTATCCGGCGGAAAAACTGCCCCTGCGCGGTTGGAAATCGGTGATCGACATCGTGCTGAACGGCAGCTTTTTCTGCTCGCAAATCATCGGGCAGGAAATGATCAAACGGAACAGCGGGCAAATTCTCAACATTCTGGCAACATACGCCTGGACCGGCGGACCGGGAACGATTCACAGCGCCAGCGCCAAAGCCGGTGTACTGGCAATGACCCGAACGCTTGCGGTGGAATGGGCGCAGCACAACATTCGCGTAAACGCCATCGCACCCGGACCGTTCGATTCGCAGGGCGCGAAAGTGCGGCTGTGGCCAACTGAGGAAATCGAAGCGAACATTCGCAACAAAGTGCCGTTAAAACGATTCGCTGGTGTGGAAGAAGTAGCGCAAGCGGCGCTCTATCTGAGTTCGCCGTATGCATCGTACATCACCGGCGAATGCCTGACAATCGACGGCGGTGCGTGGCTCGGCAAAGGCATCGGCGATATGGTGGAAAATCTGGACGAATTTGTCCAAATGCGCGAAGCCGCCAAACGCGCCAAACGTGAACAATCATAA
- the sohB gene encoding protease SohB encodes MEFLYEYGLFLAKTVTIVLGVVAVIAFAVNAIRQREFMEERPRIKIKNLNDTYDNMERQLKSFLMSDSEWKRFLKQEKKDEKAKAKKQKKEPEDPKKRVFVLDFEGDVGANQVDSLRKEITAILTNATEKDEVVVRLESGGGTMVGYGLGASQLQRIRERKIPLTVSVDKVAASGGYMMACVADKLVAAPFAIVGSIGVIAEMPNVNRLLKKLDIDYEQITAGEFKRTLTVFGENTPKGREKLTEELNEMHGLFKTHVVQHRPELDIEKLATGEIWFGSQAVDLKLVDELITSDDWLLGKRKDADILKIEYHEPTPWQEKIALPFTKLFRDSLGAIWKRLQDLRLQ; translated from the coding sequence ATCGAATTTTTGTATGAATACGGGTTGTTTTTGGCGAAAACGGTTACCATCGTTTTGGGCGTTGTCGCCGTAATTGCTTTTGCAGTGAACGCCATTCGCCAACGCGAATTTATGGAAGAGCGACCGCGCATTAAAATCAAAAACCTGAATGACACTTACGACAATATGGAACGCCAACTCAAAAGTTTTTTGATGAGCGATTCGGAGTGGAAGCGCTTTCTCAAACAGGAAAAAAAGGACGAAAAAGCCAAAGCCAAAAAGCAGAAAAAAGAGCCGGAAGATCCCAAAAAACGGGTGTTTGTGCTGGATTTTGAGGGTGATGTCGGCGCCAATCAGGTCGATTCGCTGCGGAAGGAAATCACCGCAATTTTAACCAACGCTACCGAAAAAGATGAAGTGGTCGTGCGCCTGGAAAGCGGCGGCGGCACGATGGTCGGATACGGACTCGGCGCATCGCAGTTGCAGCGCATTCGCGAACGCAAAATTCCGTTGACTGTTTCGGTGGACAAAGTTGCCGCCAGCGGCGGATACATGATGGCTTGCGTCGCCGATAAACTGGTGGCGGCACCGTTCGCGATTGTCGGCTCCATCGGCGTGATTGCCGAGATGCCCAATGTCAATCGCCTGCTCAAAAAACTGGACATCGATTACGAACAAATCACCGCCGGGGAATTCAAACGCACGCTGACGGTTTTCGGCGAAAATACCCCGAAAGGGCGCGAAAAACTGACCGAAGAACTCAACGAAATGCACGGCCTGTTCAAAACGCATGTGGTGCAGCATCGCCCGGAATTGGACATCGAAAAGCTGGCCACCGGCGAAATCTGGTTTGGCAGTCAGGCGGTCGATTTAAAACTGGTGGACGAATTGATCACCAGCGATGACTGGCTGCTCGGCAAACGCAAAGATGCAGACATCCTCAAAATTGAATATCACGAGCCGACGCCGTGGCAGGAAAAAATTGCCCTGCCCTTTACCAAGTTGTTCCGCGACAGCCTTGGCGCGATTTGGAAACGGCTGCAGGATTTGCGGTTGCAGTAG